A portion of the Brevundimonas pondensis genome contains these proteins:
- a CDS encoding polyphenol oxidase family protein → MSLNPITHPLLDKAGVRHGFFTREGGVSEGIYAGLNAGVGSKDDPARVVENRRRVAEWMGGGLDDLCGCYQIHSAVARVAEAGWAGERPEGDAVVSAMRGPIASILTADCAPVLFADAEAGVVGAAHAGWKGALGGIIHSTVAAMEAMGARPERMVAVVGPCIAQASYEVGADYQERFAHHDPGSERFFAPGAAEDKRLFDLPGFVLWRLEQAGVGDAAWTGDDTRADAARFYSNRRAFLAGEPDFGRLISTISLG, encoded by the coding sequence ATGAGCCTGAACCCCATCACCCACCCCCTGCTCGACAAGGCCGGGGTGCGCCACGGCTTCTTTACCCGCGAGGGCGGCGTGTCGGAGGGCATCTACGCCGGGCTGAATGCCGGCGTGGGGTCGAAGGATGACCCGGCGCGGGTGGTCGAGAACCGTCGCCGCGTCGCCGAATGGATGGGCGGCGGGCTGGACGACCTGTGCGGCTGCTATCAGATCCATTCCGCCGTGGCCCGCGTGGCCGAGGCGGGCTGGGCGGGCGAGCGGCCCGAGGGCGACGCCGTGGTCAGCGCGATGCGCGGGCCCATTGCCTCCATCCTGACCGCCGACTGCGCGCCGGTCCTGTTCGCCGACGCCGAAGCGGGGGTGGTGGGCGCGGCCCATGCGGGCTGGAAGGGCGCGCTGGGCGGCATCATCCACTCGACGGTGGCGGCCATGGAGGCCATGGGGGCTCGGCCCGAACGCATGGTCGCCGTGGTCGGCCCCTGCATCGCGCAGGCCAGCTATGAAGTCGGCGCCGACTATCAGGAGCGCTTCGCCCACCACGACCCTGGCAGCGAGCGCTTCTTCGCCCCCGGCGCGGCCGAGGACAAACGCCTGTTCGACCTGCCCGGCTTCGTCCTGTGGCGACTGGAACAGGCCGGCGTAGGCGACGCCGCCTGGACCGGCGACGACACGCGTGCGGACGCCGCGCGGTTCTACTCGAACCGTCG
- a CDS encoding class I SAM-dependent methyltransferase, whose amino-acid sequence MTETLKDRLVREIVLTGPMTVADYVTRCLHDPRDGYYSTRPALGEGGDFITAPLVSQMFGELIGLWAVEVWSRLGAPERVRLVEVGPGDGTLISDALRAARLVPGFLEAVDLILIEPSAPLRAEQARRLADADVHPRWLSALHQIETDAPVILIGNEVLDCMPARQFMKTEGGWAERRVGVTDDNELTFGLVAISGGFDRPEYEVEPGQVVEISEQQAAFARDLATLVKAASGAALLIDYGRAKPGAGDTLQGLRRHQKVDPLTTPGEADLTQWADFPLVLEAAVRSGADVTGCVGQGAFLKALGIEARAQRLMQARPDAAPVIQRQLDRLTAPDQMGELFKAAAVFSPRSLALPGF is encoded by the coding sequence ATGACAGAGACCCTCAAGGACCGGCTGGTCCGCGAGATCGTGCTGACAGGGCCGATGACGGTGGCGGACTATGTCACGCGCTGTCTGCACGACCCCAGGGACGGCTATTACTCGACCCGTCCGGCGCTCGGCGAAGGCGGCGACTTCATCACCGCGCCCCTGGTCAGCCAGATGTTCGGTGAGCTGATCGGCCTGTGGGCCGTCGAGGTCTGGAGCCGTCTGGGCGCGCCCGAGCGGGTGCGGCTGGTCGAGGTCGGGCCGGGCGACGGGACCCTGATTTCGGACGCCCTGAGGGCCGCACGGCTGGTTCCCGGCTTCCTTGAAGCCGTCGACCTGATCCTGATCGAGCCCAGCGCGCCTCTGCGGGCCGAGCAGGCGCGGCGGCTGGCCGACGCCGACGTCCACCCGCGCTGGCTCAGCGCCCTGCACCAGATCGAAACTGACGCCCCGGTCATCCTGATCGGCAACGAGGTGCTGGACTGTATGCCCGCGCGCCAGTTCATGAAGACCGAAGGCGGTTGGGCCGAGCGCCGCGTCGGCGTGACCGACGACAACGAACTGACCTTCGGCCTGGTGGCCATCTCTGGCGGTTTCGACCGCCCCGAGTATGAGGTGGAACCCGGCCAGGTGGTCGAGATTTCGGAACAGCAAGCCGCCTTCGCCCGCGATCTGGCCACCCTGGTCAAGGCGGCTTCGGGCGCCGCCCTGCTGATCGACTATGGCCGCGCCAAACCCGGTGCGGGCGACACCCTGCAGGGCCTGCGACGGCACCAGAAGGTCGATCCGCTGACGACGCCGGGCGAGGCTGACCTGACGCAATGGGCCGACTTTCCGCTGGTGCTGGAGGCCGCCGTCCGCAGCGGCGCCGATGTGACCGGCTGCGTCGGTCAGGGCGCCTTCCTCAAGGCCCTGGGGATCGAAGCCCGCGCTCAACGGTTGATGCAGGCCCGTCCGGACGCCGCGCCAGTCATCCAACGCCAGTTGGACCGCCTGACCGCGCCAGACCAGATGGGCGAACTGTTCAAGGCGGCGGCGGTCTTCTCGCCCCGCTCGCTGGCCCTGCCGGGCTTCTGA
- a CDS encoding helix-hairpin-helix domain-containing protein, whose product MRFSDRERAVLLAVKGVGPKVVERLEEQGLGAFERLAQADPAVVCAGAAVSVGSTCWKNSPQARKAVEAAVAAARSSLETA is encoded by the coding sequence ATGCGTTTTTCCGACCGGGAACGGGCCGTGCTTCTGGCCGTCAAGGGCGTCGGCCCCAAGGTGGTCGAGCGTCTAGAGGAACAGGGTCTGGGCGCCTTTGAGCGGCTGGCCCAGGCCGATCCCGCCGTCGTCTGCGCCGGGGCCGCCGTCAGTGTTGGTTCGACCTGCTGGAAGAACAGCCCCCAGGCCCGCAAGGCCGTCGAAGCCGCTGTCGCCGCCGCCCGTAGCTCGCTGGAGACCGCATGA
- the lgt gene encoding prolipoprotein diacylglyceryl transferase, with protein sequence MPFPEFDPVLIHLGPLPIRWYALAYVAGIVLGWWYASRLAKTERLWSPGKPPVTGPQLDDLVLWITLGVILGGRFGYALFYKPAMFAQVFTGDSWGERLELLQLWTGGMSFHGGFLGVVIAIAIYANRQKINPLSLGDLIAPVAPLGLFFGRIANFINGELWGRETTVPWAIRFCNARIEQMYGFCPAGNEPRHPSQLYEAGLEGLLLFVILSLAIWKWRMLKRPGFVTGLFLLGYGVCRAALENVRQPDAGLENLPLGLTMGMILSIPMMLVGAWLIWRALKKPVVAEA encoded by the coding sequence TCTGATCCATCTCGGCCCCCTGCCCATCCGCTGGTACGCCCTGGCCTATGTCGCCGGGATCGTGCTGGGCTGGTGGTACGCCTCGCGTCTGGCCAAGACGGAGCGACTGTGGTCGCCGGGCAAGCCGCCCGTCACCGGACCGCAACTGGACGACCTGGTGCTGTGGATCACGCTCGGCGTCATCCTGGGCGGCCGCTTCGGCTACGCCCTCTTCTACAAGCCCGCCATGTTCGCCCAGGTGTTCACCGGCGACAGCTGGGGCGAACGGCTGGAACTGCTGCAGCTATGGACCGGCGGCATGAGCTTCCACGGCGGCTTCCTGGGCGTGGTCATCGCCATCGCCATCTACGCCAACCGCCAAAAGATCAATCCGCTGAGCCTGGGCGACCTGATCGCCCCAGTCGCGCCGCTGGGTCTGTTCTTCGGCCGCATCGCCAACTTCATCAACGGCGAGCTGTGGGGCCGCGAGACGACGGTTCCGTGGGCCATCCGCTTCTGCAACGCCCGCATAGAACAGATGTATGGCTTCTGCCCCGCCGGCAACGAGCCGCGCCACCCCAGCCAGCTGTATGAAGCGGGTCTGGAAGGGCTGCTGCTGTTCGTCATCCTGTCGCTGGCGATCTGGAAGTGGCGGATGCTGAAACGTCCGGGCTTCGTCACCGGCCTGTTCTTGCTGGGCTACGGGGTCTGCCGCGCCGCGCTGGAGAACGTGCGTCAACCCGACGCCGGGCTGGAGAACCTGCCGCTGGGCCTGACCATGGGCATGATCCTGTCGATCCCGATGATGCTGGTCGGCGCCTGGCTGATCTGGCGGGCGCTGAAGAAACCGGTCGTCGCGGAGGCGTAA